The following are encoded in a window of Bradyrhizobium guangdongense genomic DNA:
- the glgB gene encoding 1,4-alpha-glucan branching protein GlgB: protein MPKLPAEAYAIIEGRHSDPFHYLGLHPEGDKSVVRAFLPDATNVEAVGEHGEIARLDRVHDSGLFIGALPNGSKHYQLRAKFGDNVVEFEDAYRFPTILTDFDLYLLGEGTHQRIYDKLGAHPMRLEGVDGIGFVVLAPNARRVSVVGDFNFWDGRRHPMRVRGAGYWELFIPNAKPGDHYKFEIIGPHGHLLPLKSDPLAFASELRPKTASIVFDEAHLPRPRPAPDGINALSAPMSIYEVHLGSWRRKDGNEWLTYRELAEQLPAYARDMGFTHLEFLPVSEHPFDGSWGYQPTGLYAPTSRFGSPEDFAALIDACHREGIGVLLDWVPGHFPDDPHGLGSFDGTSLYEHANPLQGRHLDWGTLIYNYGRTEVTNFLVSNALFWLERYAIDGLRVDAVASMLYLDYSRPPGAWIPNQYGGRENIEAINFLRRFNTELFARFPQATTAAEESTAWPQVSRPVEFGGLGFGYKWNMGWMHDTLNYISKDPIHRKYHHGEILFGLHYAFSENFILPLSHDEVVHGKRSIFGRMPGDEWQRFANLRAYYSFMFGHPGKKLLFMGGEIAQSREWNHDQSLDWHLLEYKYHQGIQALVRDLNRIYRAVPALHQMDCDQAGFEWLITDDANRNVFAWLRKGFDEHARCLVVVNFSPNVYRNYRVPVPFAGKWKEVFNSDSAHYGGTNVGNIGEVQTVAGKAPELRLTVPPLAAIFLVPES from the coding sequence ATGCCTAAATTGCCTGCCGAAGCCTATGCGATCATCGAGGGCCGCCACTCCGACCCGTTCCACTATCTCGGGCTGCATCCCGAGGGAGACAAGAGCGTGGTGCGCGCGTTCCTGCCCGACGCCACCAACGTCGAGGCGGTCGGCGAGCATGGCGAGATCGCCAGGCTCGACCGCGTCCACGATTCGGGCCTGTTCATCGGCGCGCTGCCGAATGGCTCGAAGCACTATCAGCTCCGCGCAAAGTTCGGCGACAACGTCGTCGAGTTCGAGGACGCCTACCGCTTTCCGACCATCCTGACCGATTTCGACCTCTATTTGCTCGGCGAAGGCACCCATCAGCGCATCTACGACAAGCTCGGTGCGCATCCGATGCGGCTCGAAGGCGTCGACGGCATCGGCTTCGTGGTGCTGGCGCCGAATGCGCGACGCGTCTCGGTGGTCGGCGATTTCAATTTCTGGGACGGGCGGCGTCACCCTATGCGGGTGCGCGGCGCCGGCTATTGGGAATTGTTCATCCCGAACGCCAAGCCGGGCGATCACTACAAGTTCGAAATCATCGGGCCGCACGGCCATCTGCTGCCGCTGAAATCCGATCCCCTGGCGTTTGCGAGCGAGCTGCGGCCGAAGACAGCCTCCATCGTGTTCGACGAGGCGCACTTGCCGCGGCCGCGGCCCGCGCCTGACGGCATCAACGCGCTGTCGGCGCCGATGTCGATCTACGAAGTCCATCTCGGCTCGTGGCGGCGCAAGGACGGCAACGAATGGCTGACCTATCGCGAGCTCGCCGAGCAGCTGCCGGCCTATGCGCGCGACATGGGCTTCACCCATCTCGAATTCCTGCCAGTCAGCGAGCATCCGTTCGACGGCTCCTGGGGTTATCAGCCGACCGGGCTCTATGCGCCGACCAGCCGCTTCGGCTCGCCGGAGGATTTCGCCGCACTGATCGATGCCTGCCATCGCGAAGGCATCGGCGTGCTGCTCGACTGGGTACCCGGCCATTTCCCCGACGACCCGCACGGGCTCGGCAGCTTCGACGGCACCTCGCTCTACGAGCACGCCAACCCGCTCCAGGGCCGCCACCTCGACTGGGGCACGCTGATCTACAATTACGGCCGCACCGAAGTGACCAATTTCCTGGTGTCGAATGCGCTGTTCTGGCTGGAGCGCTACGCCATCGACGGCCTGCGCGTCGATGCGGTCGCGTCCATGCTGTACCTCGACTACAGCCGCCCGCCCGGCGCCTGGATTCCGAACCAGTATGGCGGCCGCGAGAACATCGAAGCGATCAATTTCCTGCGCCGCTTCAACACCGAACTGTTCGCGCGTTTTCCGCAGGCGACCACGGCGGCTGAGGAATCAACTGCGTGGCCGCAGGTCTCGCGTCCGGTGGAGTTCGGCGGGCTCGGCTTCGGCTACAAGTGGAACATGGGCTGGATGCACGACACGTTGAACTACATCAGCAAGGATCCGATCCACCGCAAATACCACCACGGCGAGATCCTGTTCGGCCTGCACTACGCCTTCTCGGAGAATTTCATCCTGCCGCTGTCGCATGACGAGGTCGTGCACGGCAAGCGCTCGATCTTCGGCCGCATGCCCGGCGACGAATGGCAACGCTTCGCCAATTTGCGCGCCTATTACAGCTTCATGTTCGGCCATCCCGGCAAGAAGCTGCTGTTCATGGGCGGCGAGATCGCGCAGAGCCGCGAATGGAATCACGACCAGTCGCTCGACTGGCACCTGCTCGAATACAAGTACCATCAGGGCATCCAGGCGCTGGTCCGCGACCTCAACCGGATCTATCGCGCGGTGCCGGCGCTGCACCAGATGGATTGCGACCAGGCCGGCTTCGAATGGCTGATTACTGATGATGCCAACCGCAACGTGTTCGCCTGGCTGCGCAAGGGCTTTGACGAGCACGCGCGGTGTCTCGTGGTCGTCAACTTCTCGCCGAACGTCTATCGCAACTACCGCGTCCCCGTGCCCTTTGCCGGCAAGTGGAAAGAGGTGTTCAATTCGGACTCCGCCCATTATGGCGGCACCAATGTCGGGAACATCGGCGAGGTTCAGACCGTTGCCGGTAAGGCGCCCGAGCTTCGCCTCACGGTTCCACCGCTCGCCGCGATCTTCCTCGTTCCAGAAAGCTGA